In one window of Rhipicephalus microplus isolate Deutch F79 unplaced genomic scaffold, USDA_Rmic scaffold_42, whole genome shotgun sequence DNA:
- the LOC142787042 gene encoding uncharacterized protein LOC142787042 isoform X1 has translation MQTVGKKLVVLTMQMQRIIKPFVCVFTIAPLLSGGWTSSEVIPDMTKFLNTSDPIWSYMTTSMRRDYDCKVDVIDSIQNTNVIFRRFFGYRKVIISDWMLFLNGRLYYESARHRTNNPIYNAMNVSFRAHGNPLDNEKLTYQSVNNTCGIFEVTDLAHAGHGITYELRVKNSSIKTAAETDCFKVYEKMGHKAKVTYLPDCQDILIGMNNILPGGSPDNGAIGLLYLLYPYVLAPVSLFEHLL, from the exons ACTGTAGGGAAGAAACTCGTAGTGCTCACCATGCAGATGCAGAGGATCATTAAACCATTTGTTTGCGTTTTCACAATTGCCCCGTTGCTATCAGGCGGCTGGACTTCGTCTGAAGTCATCCCTGACATGACAAAG TTTCTGAATACAAGCGATCCCATATGGTCATACATGACGACATCGATGAGGAGAGACTATGACTGCAAGGTGGATGTCATTGACAGTATACAGAACACAAATGTGATTTTTCGGAGGTTTTTTGGGTATCGAAAAGTTATAATCAG TGACTGGATGCTGTTTCTTAATGGACGCTTATACTATGAAAGTGCTCGACACCGAACAAACAACCCGATATACAATGCAATGAACGTGAGTTTTAGAG CACATGGCAATCCTCTAGACAACGAGAAATTAACATACCAAAGCGTGAATAATACATGCGGCATATTTGAAGTGACTGACTTGGCACATG CTGGACACGGAATCACGTATGAACTGCGGGTGAAAAATTCTTCAATAAAAACAGCAGCTGAGACCGACTGCTTCAAAGTATACGAAAAAATGGGGCACAAAGCTAAAGTAACGTACCTACCAGATTGCCAAGACATACTGATAGGAATGAACAATATTCTACCTGGTGGTAGCCCTGATAATGGAGCCATCGGGCTACTTTACTTGCTATACCCTTACGTATTGGCTCCCGTAAGCCTTTTCGAGCATCTGTTGTGA
- the LOC142787042 gene encoding uncharacterized protein LOC142787042 isoform X2 codes for MQMQRIIKPFVCVFTIAPLLSGGWTSSEVIPDMTKFLNTSDPIWSYMTTSMRRDYDCKVDVIDSIQNTNVIFRRFFGYRKVIISDWMLFLNGRLYYESARHRTNNPIYNAMNVSFRAHGNPLDNEKLTYQSVNNTCGIFEVTDLAHAGHGITYELRVKNSSIKTAAETDCFKVYEKMGHKAKVTYLPDCQDILIGMNNILPGGSPDNGAIGLLYLLYPYVLAPVSLFEHLL; via the exons ATGCAGATGCAGAGGATCATTAAACCATTTGTTTGCGTTTTCACAATTGCCCCGTTGCTATCAGGCGGCTGGACTTCGTCTGAAGTCATCCCTGACATGACAAAG TTTCTGAATACAAGCGATCCCATATGGTCATACATGACGACATCGATGAGGAGAGACTATGACTGCAAGGTGGATGTCATTGACAGTATACAGAACACAAATGTGATTTTTCGGAGGTTTTTTGGGTATCGAAAAGTTATAATCAG TGACTGGATGCTGTTTCTTAATGGACGCTTATACTATGAAAGTGCTCGACACCGAACAAACAACCCGATATACAATGCAATGAACGTGAGTTTTAGAG CACATGGCAATCCTCTAGACAACGAGAAATTAACATACCAAAGCGTGAATAATACATGCGGCATATTTGAAGTGACTGACTTGGCACATG CTGGACACGGAATCACGTATGAACTGCGGGTGAAAAATTCTTCAATAAAAACAGCAGCTGAGACCGACTGCTTCAAAGTATACGAAAAAATGGGGCACAAAGCTAAAGTAACGTACCTACCAGATTGCCAAGACATACTGATAGGAATGAACAATATTCTACCTGGTGGTAGCCCTGATAATGGAGCCATCGGGCTACTTTACTTGCTATACCCTTACGTATTGGCTCCCGTAAGCCTTTTCGAGCATCTGTTGTGA